cactttcagggcttattactcaacaacaatgcatcgaaaaaTGAGTACTGAATGTTGggttgtagagaattcaatttccttcaatttgatgtattatttcaccaaTTTATGCTTCCCATCAataattgttatagcagctctAGTATTGAGTGTGAAATTCTCAACACAGCAACAAGTGTCTAGTGATCTATTGATGTATTGATACAGGGAGAAAAGTGAGGACTTCTGATATGTTTACCCTTTACTATCCTTGAAAgagctgtggggtcaaaaattgtgttccaaacttctccctccaaacattttttttgagcattcgtttCCCTGGATTGATGGGAAAAGGAAGAGAGCTCCTAAATACTATAAAAGCGAGAGAGTTGCACTACTTGGGGTATACTATGAGAAACCCAGACCGTTATGATCTCCTACAGGGCATATTGAAGAAAGACTAATGGGAAGGAGAGGGGTcggcagaagaagaataattttatGGCTGAAAAATTTGAGAGCCCTGCATAATTTGAGAGGTTCTCCATTAACATCGCGGAATTGTTCCGTGCAGCTGTGGATAGAGTGAAACTAGCCACCATGGTAGCCAACGTCTGGAAGCGGACAGGTACATGAAGAATAGTACTTAAACCTATATTtccatacacaaaaaatggctaATTACTATACATTCAAAGCAGCTTATTTCCGATACCCATTGTGAGAAAAAAATTCACTTGGTCTTTAATTGTGGAACAAAATCTTTTCTTTCATTTCACGTgaataattcatgaaaaatatatttggaaaGTTCGATTCGACcgtttcaaaaaaatcatgaaaatggagAGATTTTCTCTTATTTCTACGTAGTTTTTCGATGAAGAGAGAAGGTTGAAGATGTATTTGAGGCAACTGAGCATGTAGAGCAaggaattctctacaatttgagaCTAATCGCAAATTCTTATCATGTATCAGTCTCAATCTGGAGTTGATTATTAGTAGAATcgtagaaaagggaaaaattcaattatcatacttggctgtaactttttatTGGTAATCGTTAGAAAAGAATCGTTTATTGAAGAAGTTTAAAACGGCAGAAGTTTAAATCGCAAAACAAGTATATCTCAGTACCGAATTAAGGTATCAAGCTGACTTTGATCTCATCGTTTCAAGGATGAATAGAactacaattttaaatttgtttccattatggaaaagtaccacaacatcactcacaacacaactgtaaagaACTACAATAATTGATGTCATAATACAATATCATATATCTATTGTTTAGAAAGTTGAAAAACAAAGgattgagtcaattttgttgtccaacgaacttgaccagtaaaaaggttcgaagaatgcGTGTTCAAAATTAGaaactgattgatcaatttattctaaagttattgtagaacatacaaagaTAAGGATAACGACTTTGGTCTTCGGTAAGTCAtaagtgagaactcgctgacgctcgttcaagtattatttatattcacatttattatgtattttcacAAGCTCACTAGTtaattttatctattcattggaACCAACGTAAATGATCTAATACCTCATTgctaataatcattataatcaGTATATCTCAAGCACTCAGTATgaatagtaggcctacactcAATCTCACTTGCTTGGAAATCTCAGATTTGTGTGCTGCTTCTTTATTCCAGTCACTATACATAGGTGTAGCCTATCCAAAtgatatattagaaaatcagaacaacaatattatattatattgcaagcacaccccctgtAGCCGTTGTCtacattgactggactactcAAGAAAATCGGATTTTGTGTGGTAAAAGCCTATGTGTTGTAGAAATATCCACTGTGCAGTAGACTATCATTTTCGCTACGAAAACTTTCCATCTCCAATTCAATAGAACGTACTTTGAGTTCTACGAAGTCCTATAGCATGTATACAtctataaatcaatattattggaatattcCATCACTGCAATGATATGGCTCTTCTGCGACCTAATGGAAATTACAGAAGCTAACATATTTCTTGCTCACAAGTCTTTTCTTAGAATTCACTGGTATTTCCAATGTTTTCTGGGTAGAGGCGTGTGTGGAGCGCAAGCTGAGGCTTTGCCAATATTTGCTTTGTAATTAAGAGAACCAACCGGACGGTGCACCTTCCCGCCCCCCTTGTGAAGAGAGGAAGACGTGGGGGAGTGAGAGGGGACACCTCCTCCGAGGAGATGCGTTATAAGAGAGTGTTGGACATCAGTGAGAGTAAGTTTGGTTTCGATTGCAGCAAGATGAGGTGCCTTCTGCTGGTTGCAGTCGTCTGTGCGGCGCTGGTCGCTGTCTGTCACGCCCAGGACAGCAAGTACACGTCCAAGTACGACAACATCGACATCGACAAGATTCTCAAGAACGACCGCGTCCTGTCGCAGTACATCAAGTGTCTCATGGGCGAGGGCTCCTGCACTCAGGAAGGACGAGAACTCAAAAGTGAGTACCACATCAAACTTATTTACTTCAACTAGAGgagtataaaattcaattattcattgaaaggTACTTGGAGATGATATACTGGAAAATGAATAAAGCtcaatgaaacaaaattattcagaaaattaaaatttcaaaattgagttttgaattttcaattatcagaacTTAAAATTTGTAGAATAGGTGAAAAATTGAAAGTTAAACTTTTGTATTCAACTGAATGAagtattgaatttattgaattagtAAAAGATTGagagataaattatatttaattgaatGAAGGATTAAATTTGTTATACAAGTGGGAAATTGAGAGATACAATTTTGTATTCACTCGAATGAAGCAGatcgatttatttttattcagatACATTAAAATGAATTGCAATAACTGATAGAGGATAACAATATCGGCTAATATCGGTAcatcaaaataatatagtagATCCCTCTCAAGCTGTCTCTCGTGTAGACCCACTTTTTGCACATCTTCAAGTTGAGAAACATCACTTTTTtccattttctcaattttattttgCTGCTACTACTGATGAAAGTATTCACTTTATACCAGTTGCCTTGCGCCAAGTTTTTTTAGGTGTAATGTACAGTTCTGTTAAATCCAGAACTTAAATATAAATAGATCCAGTTACTCTGTGTCTTTTAGTACTAaatgattatttgaattattttcagtttcagTGTATTTTTCGTggatatgaatttgattctaaatttgcataaaagCATGCATGACCATCGTTTTAatcctaggagggcgaagttgaGGCGCAGTCGACACTCTATTATACACTTCTTAATCCTCTGTACACTGTAGAtgattcaattaattatcaaaatcaaACATTCTTCAACTGTTGTATCTATATAGCCATTATTAAAATTGCTTACAGCCGAATGTGAAGAAGTAGATAACAGaacaaaaattatacaaattatcatattttcttCTAACTGGaatatcacattcaccatacCCTATTGAACATCCATTCGGACAATAATATATGTTTTtgaattgtgaatattttttcGAATAGCCTCTTCAGATATATTCTTTAattcatttatcaattcatCATATTCCACTGGTTCATTCGTATTCTAGTAGATTGTAACAATGATtgtgaattataataatgattattgtatAGAACGGTAACTCaactattggaaaaatcaatttgcatattaaatttaattcaataggttctatcatacattatCATTAAGATTATATTTTGCTCTTCCAATAAGACTGattaaatttttgaataaattattagatACATGTAGCTATTTCTACACTTAAAAATGGAATATATATCATATTGGTGCTATTCTGTAAGTCCTTACAATAGAGAAATAAGTGATGAGAGTATTCCattcaaacaaataataattaaaagatGAGCGTGACGATCGATGATTCATCATTTTGTTCCGTTTACTCAAAATAGTTTTCACAAGGTGTAATTGTGGCCATGATAAGATGTCGTTGttgaaatattgataatcaatcataattgTATTtgtgaattaaataaaaaataatgtgtcatattcgaataatttttcaataacaaaaattGCAAAATATTTAGTAGCTTTTAATCAATCTTTCAAGAATTCTCGAaaattattatcgtaattattattattatcgtaTTAGGAATTATATGATAGGAAATAAGTTGAATTGCACCACACCGCAATTTTTATATTGGTGAATCATTTCTAATGGTGTCATATTCAAAGGCGTTATTATAACATATATGGTACAGTGGTTATACCCTAGTGGtttgttttaattataattgaaatcttGAACAATCACAagtttgaaatggaaaattttcaaatatgatGATAAAATGGTAGcatttttattggatggaaAATCAGTAGTGAGGACGTAATCAAACATGATTCGTTGTTGATATCATAGAATGAATCCATTGTTATCATAGATCAATTAGTTTATTGCAATGCTTATTCAATAGCTTGCGTTTTTCAATGAGCATATAAAACTTTATTGTCCATTGAATTCTGCTTATTTGAAAGCATGTTTTTCACTTCATAGAAAATGAGATGGAAGATAAGTTAGTTATGCATACTAGGCCTACTCTGTTTTATATTAATTACCGGTAGCCTATACCATTGCGTTGGGGCATCCAGTTCTCATAGATTAAAGAGTCATTAATTTGAATAAGTTTTTTTCCATTGTGTAATATTACATATCACTTGATCACCTTGCTCAAACATTATTAAAAATCGATGCCGTTCCCTGACTAGTTCTTGTTTTCTGAGTAATAGTTCTATTCATCAAGGTCATGATGTACAGTATTAGATATTCATTAGATTTAATGAATTGTTGAGAAAAAATGTGAATTTggatttaaattttctaaaaaagagAGGCAAGGTCAAAACTTTAGATTATAAAGGAATTAAGTTGAATTTCTAGAGTTTTTTCTTAACTTTGAGAACATCTTACGACGTAGCagtttattcattaaaactGAGTTTTTCAGTGATAAACGCACCAGCTTTAGGGAAACGATTTCAggagaatttaataaaatagaatcttATTGATACTTTTTTCAAGGCTATCGCCTATTGTAACATGAAGCTCgcaaactatttttattttcaaattaaaattaggAAAAAATATGCAGATCCATTAACTCATTAGAACTAAATGATTAGATACCCATACATTAGAATAAAAGTGAAATCAAGAAACAAAAGATGCATGTTACTTTAAAATCAGGTAGCCTAAATACTAGGTTGATTCTCTGGCCATTTTATATGAAAAAGTTACacttcaaaattaatataatacaaaaaaggCATCATATAATTAAAGTGATTCACTCAATTTATGCAATCAGTGCATCAATCCCGCCAAAAGGATTAGAAAGGAAAATATACaggaagatagaagaagaaataatgagTAGAAAGCAATTAATTTGCTTTCCACTCATTCACCTGCACATTAATAATCCATTAGCAAACAGAAAAGTCTCGATTTAAATGTTCTCAGGGTCGGCCTGGAGAGTTGTAGCTTTGAGGATGGTAGGAGACCTAATGGGCATAAACATATGAGaacaaatagaatatagaagaaatagaaaatctCATCCGATTTCTAGAGTTTTATAGAAttctataaaattcaaaatatgaatatcatataaaaaactcatattttgagcataatttaataattttctcaaaCATGTTAAGAATGTGGCTCTTCATAGTGACTTGTTATTATTTACTATGACTAGAGACTACATCTTAGTGCCGGCTGCGCTGGTCTAGTGGTCTGGAACGACAACAAACTTCAGTTTGCTAGCACCGCCTGGTTCGTgagttcgaatcccgccggtggCATGGACATTTGACatatctcatcaaatcaccacGCAACTCAAAAAGCTTATGTGGGCTTCATCCGCTATTGAAAAAAATCCTGCCTGGTGGTATATGTCTGTTGAAATGAGTGGAAGGCGTGAAAAATGCTGGTATTTCAGGAGTGCACCAAAAgcaaaaaagttcaaaaacatcTGCACTAGAGCATGAATAACTATCAGTACATCAAAACTTTACACATAAATGTATTTTCCTGAATTGAAATCAAGAAGTGATTTCCTATTATTCATGCACAAGCAAAAGCTCATAATTATGGCCATTATCCACAATTTCTATTGAGCTAGTAACGAGAGTGAACTAGCCGATATTTGTCTTCCTACTTTGAGATGAataggaaaatgaaaaactatgAGTTTTCTTGCTATCAACAAAATTAATGACAAAAATGGTTCAACAACATTAATGaaccaaattgaacaaaaatttaaaatcaattgagatggaagaaaaatgataaattagaaCTTGCAATTGTAATGCATCAAATTTAGTGTTGAGAAACCGTTTTCGATCAGGCGTATTCACAATAATAAATCTTCAAATCTTATTAAAATTTTACTCGTTATTGGTATTCTTCTGCAACATGAAAACTGCATGAGTTCTATACCTAcgtatttgaatgaattgagtACTGAATTTAAGTTCAACGTTCTATGTAGACCTGCTATTTGATTGTATTGGCAAATTTAAATTGcttgatcaatttttttttcttgtatgactgataataggctaatattgattgattcatgcAAGTTGGTTGAGTCTCAGCTCATATCCATATATCTATGCTTGTAGCTCGTTATAATTATACCTGTCTAGTGCATGAACAATGAAGAATATGGCTTGTGAGAAAATTAGTTGTCCATTGTGCAATGCTTTTGTTGTGTGTTTTAAAGCGACATTTGAACGGAACGAGTATCGCAGTAAGGACAGCCTTATTGTTAGGCAATAGTGCACATAATGTAGATGACAGGCTATGGATTGAGTACCTACCTATTAAGTCACATGAGATACTCTGTGGCCTACTAATATACGAGCACTCCAGCAAAGGCTGGCTCTTCTCTTGAAACTTTCACCCATTAACTGAGGTGACTGTGAGCTAACAAGCGGTGACCTTAGTTGGCTCCACTTGGCAATACGCTTGTAGCTTGAGGCTTTGTAACATGTAACATTGATAATTGATAGTGTCTTATCGGTATTGTTAAAAGCGATTCTTAGAAGGCGTTATATATGTATGTGGAATCAGATTTTGATCTCTGGCAAGAAAGGAAGAATAAGTACCCGTATTCGACATCTCATGATGTTCATCTTTTAGgaactaataatttttttttattagattCTATTCTTCCTTCAACAGCTTCGCAGTTAACCTGTGTAACCTGAGTGTTTTGATTTCCTTTAGATGAATCGATCCAAGCCTTTTTTGTACATCTCATTTTTGTGaacatgatataataatatgagaatagGATCAGGAAGTTTGATTGAACAGCGttgatttttcaaatgtagTCCACATTTTTTTGAGTCTACTCTAAGAAAGAGTCTCcaagaaatagattttcattaaaatacatGAGAAATTCTCAGATATCACAGTCACAGTCgacaacattattattcatctcaCATGATCATCCTATTTATTTCAATCGCATCAGCCTTTCTTGTCCAATattaaattcattaaaatttaaaaaatcctcatatatgaattaaataagaatgaaaGAAATTCGTGTTCATGTTAAAGAGATAAATGGAATGATATTTAATTCTCAAAATAATGCTGGATCTCGTTCTATAATATATTCTGTAATGATTTACATAGTGATGAGGTAACTTTTGATACCTGATGAAAGTTACACTCGTGACATAAGATATTATATCGACTTCCAGTTCATGAGCAACGATGCGGCGTAGTGTCCAACCACTAGAAAGTCGTTTTCAAGATCAAGACTTGGAGAATATGATTTGCTTCCTTATTCTCTCAGTTTGATTTGATATATTTGTGTTGTTGGTGTTCTACATTGAAATATAGCCCTGACCGTCTGCTTCGTGTCTGACCATTCCACTTTCACTCTCAGCAACTTTCTCCTGCTTCCGTGCGACTGTTTCATCCAAATAACTGCAATCATCCGTCAATTGGGCATTAGCGCAATTCGTTACCAAACCGCACACAAATTCACAGTTAGTTAACGAAATTTGTCCAAATTGGTGTTGGGCTCACAGGTCGTTACCTTATCTCTCGTAACCGATAATCATACTATCAGTTTGTTGTCACCTATATTCTACGATTCTACACTAAAAAGAGGTCTAGAATGATCAGAATCCTTGTTGGTCTTCATATATTTCCTATAGGGGCTtgtttaattatattatagaagcTCAGTGTAGAATTCCAATCATAGACAGTACGATGGTATTTTATTTGGCTGTATAAAGAGAGAAGGTGCCATAGAAGGTGGCCATatttaacaattttgaaaacagtAAATCAGAAAGATTTTGAAAGTGAAGTTCTCAATCACCTAGCAACCAATTTCAGGAGCCAATCAGAACAACCAATATTCAAGTTCTTGGCTTCTAGCCTACGAAAAGCGAACTTGGCTTAGTTTGTTCTTGATGTTAGAAAATAGGTGCTTCATAGAATCACTTTACTTACTtgcttcaaattaataaaaacaatataaaaattgtaaaaatattaaaagtagtagtagtagtagtagtagttgaaatattttgaagtttttcatAAAGGGtattacaagtttttatattattgtttttattaggTAATTTAAAATAGGTGCTATATGAAACTTGTGCAGCATTTTCTATAAGCTGTGCATGCCCAACTTATTCCAAATCTTCTTTGAAATTACAAGCATGAGAAACTTACTGGAAGAACACTACcacataataatgaataatcaatatgaaaacttatttATGATTATTCTAGTGAACTATACTGTTTGTTTGTTCCGTAATAAGGAAGAAGACTATTATATGCACATAACATTTTCCAGCTCTGACTTTGAGGTGGATCTACCTTGGAAAATGAATCTTGAATATAGCCATACGGTTCATTAAAAGAAGCTGATCCATTTCCATGTACAAGTGATTTTTCAATGTTGGAGTATAGGCCTATGCCCAAATAGTTTAGCGTGATTGAATGAATTCATAtcaatacaataaatgaattattatgcgGTCTCTTTTTCGAATTTGCTCTAGAATCGGCTCTTCTATAGTCATATTGCTCTACTGGATTAAGATGGATTGTACGGAATTCTGAATACTGATTATCTGTTTTTTTATGTGTGTTAAAGGACTGCTGCCTGATGCAATCCAGTCCAACTGCTCCAAATGCAGTGAGAAACAGAGGAGTGCTTCAGTTAAAGTGATGCGACATCTTCGTCAAAGTAGGGAGCGCGACTGGAACAGACTCCTCGACAAGTACGACCCACAGGGAGACAAGAGGAAGAACTTGAAACTTGACTGAACACTTTCAAGCAAACTACTTTTGTAAAAAATGCAAACTAGAACAAATAATTTTGCTCTATGTGAAGACAAACAAATAATGCTCTCTGTGTTTCAACTTGTGTTGTTTCATTCCTATACTATTATATTAATTCCTCTTTATTACAAACTACAAAAGTAATACAGGAATTAATTCATGACAGTCGAATAAAGTACTGTGTACCTACTTACTGTAGATGTTCTGAATATTCTCGTAAGTTCTTGAActgagaatcatttcaatcaatttagACTGCAAATGTTTGAccattgttatttttattacaaataaagttttttttgtaattctcCCACTTTTTCTTTCATTTACCTTTTCCATTTAATCGGCTTCCTCTTATAATATAacgtataataataatttctctgattgccaatgaattgcaaccagaggagtttattgacaaaacatatacatagattttattatattatacatacaaaagttgctaATATACTAAACTTAtagttctaattatgataccccactataataatatgtgccgggttgatcataatattcttttctaaaaataatattttataaaaatatatattcccCCTCtatatattctgatttttagtAGACAAATATTCATGCATTCTTATGAATTTCTTAGTGAAAGTGAGTTGCCATAATCCAAAGTACGGCAGGCCTACTGTAGCCTTCTGCTTATTTCTTGATgatcatttttttatatttttggaaactcgatgtaaaaataatttatttgttctGTTAAAAATTTGATATTCTATAAATGGAAGCATAGAATCATCACTGAAAATAGGCTATTTTAATAATCCAAGgtcataattttttattgtttaagTTTTGAATCATCATCTTTTATCACAAGTTAAGCTACATCCAAATCAGTCAGGCAGTAAAGCTAACTATTTAGAAGTTTCTTTTTCTTACATAACTTACATATACGTcttatctcaaatatatttcattaataaacccaaattaatatttttgctTACATAATAAGCTTAGTCTTTTTTGAATGTTGAATAACTCAACATCAATATGATTGAATTCCCCtgatatataataaattgagcTGACTTGTTGACatcatattgaaatttatgCTCCAAGTATTAAGACtacttgaaattaatatttgaacttcCAAAGCTGCCGTTTTGATAACATTTGACATTTAAATGTATCTCAGTGGATTTTATAACATGAGGACTACTATGGTACTTTCACTTCTGTAAACTGGTCTGGCCAATAAATCTCTGCTGGTCAGAAGCAAATATTGAGTTGGCATCGTCTTCAGGAATAAGGTTTCAAATTTATAAGGAAAAACATGAGACACATTATTGTCTCCTATATGTGATGAATAGGCCTAGTGTGTTTTTTAATATCTGCTCCATTTATTTCAatcaactttatttatttatacattgatagatacaatatatatcattctcaactatgaatgattttaaaagaaaacaatataaaatcttttagtacccttttatttaaaactttgaaatacCGGTATTTCAACGACTAGAATAAACGTTAAAAATATTCCAAAGTTTTTAACCCTGCAAtgcatgatttttcaaatatttttggaaaaactATCATTGAACTCAGAATTCATtgctgataaaaataaaaaaatcctaaaatttttcataattacttTTTGGGCATTTTAAGTTATGACTCCAAATAGAGTCATCATAGAGTAGCAAGTTTCATCATGGAAAGCATTCATACTTCAAACACATATTTAATGCTTATAAAAAGAGTTTTGGCTTATAAAGAGTGacttattttgatttttgaaataaaaataattattatattacaaaaaatatataattagtgAAATTATGctgatattttttattagtccagcaataaattattattactattgcaggtaaaatctttgaaaataataggaATAGGCTTTTCTATATAGCCTATAATAGAATGCATTATGAAATTTCACATTTAGAATGAAATCATGGATAtcatgcaatttgaataacgatagAGATGTAACATACCGGTATTTTGTATGTTGAGAAAAATGTTCAACTTTTACTCACGTTCTAACTAGTTCTCAGTACTGGTGTGGAATCAATCATGTCTGGTCAAGTCAGATGTAGAATAGTCCTTATATACAAGCACTCAGTTCTTGTCAACAAGCCTAATGTAAAATCTTGTCATCAGTtgtggaataaaaataaaaatagtttctATATACAAGCACTCACTATGTACGTAGCCTATTGTAGaatcttgtattgttgtaaaTTGTGGAATAGAAATGAAAACAGTTTTTATATACAATCACTAAGTCCTTATCAGTAGCCTGATATTAGACCACTGAACACCTGGTAGAGATAGCTTATTCTCATTCCTAATCTTCATCCTCACTGTCTGATGGAATAGGAAGAGcaaataatgtttttcagtATCTTCTTGTAAACTACCATCATTATTCACTACATAGGCTACACAATTCCTGCATCCATCCTTCAAGAGATGCATAAGATAAATAAGATGCATAAAatggtactaaaagtttttatagtgtttttatttgaatcaagtagcccatataagcgaagtgattttgttaattattttatacaCTTGTAAATGAGAAAACAGTTTACCTGACTGTAAAATGAAAAAGTATCTGTATATGGTGGAGATAGCTACTGCAGTACGGAAAGCTGACTACTACTTTTATGATTTTTTGCACAGTACGGTACTGGTAGGCCTATTCAGTCAGTGAGAGTATAggatgtaattacattctatactcactgtattctaaaaatgtgattcagttgaatcacaaccATCTAGTCTATATAATTACTAATCCAatgttaataattgattattgcaTCAGTTCTGTCAATAAGCGCTGATACTCTGTATCTTTCTATAAATGCGTTCACAAAAGATTTTTCTCATCGAAAATATTCGATTAATGACAATCAACATATCTCATAATAGTGACGTTTCACAAACTTTGAATACTtgaattacgacatagcagtctgtTTGATCAGACTCCTATGTCCTAAATTAAgtattcaaaagtgattattaacaagcaTTCCGTGATGGAAAGCATTAAAGATAGAGTACTCCACaaactataaataattattatgaaagtatTTAAACAAATGATGAGTGGTTCATAGTAGAGGGTACCGTAGCTCTTGTGAGTTAATGTTCACTTGATAGATGATCATTTGTACTTGCATGAATATTTCGCTTATTCGAtagaaaaggaataagaaaacaTAGCATGGCATTTATCTCCTaatgattcattatattttGGTGACATTAAGCAATTCGTTGGTAAATCCAATGAATTCAACAAATAGTGTTTTCCACTGCAGTGAAACAGGACGATAGTTTGCTATGCTATAGTATAGGGTGTGCGCGTTTCCAATTTTCCAGTAGCTTAACACTCAAACatgattatttgatttatgtggCACAAAAACGATATTTCCAATCGATAAAACGTATGAACAATTAAATTCTGGGATGAACAATTCCGACGCAACATTTTGTGGGATGGACTCACATCTCAGAAGCCTTTAAAATAACTTTGTAATTCTCTCTTTCAATTGGTTTAAAGGTTATTCGGTTATTCATTTTGTATGAGTAATTTGATaatcatgaattttcaaaatccgATGAATCCTATGTAGTAACTCTTGACGATGCTTGTTTTACTTTAGATGCCTCAAGTTCAGGCTTTTGTTGATTTACATTAATAGCATATCCGGTAACCTGTTGTAGGTAATATAGTTCAAATAGGTACCGTAGTTAAACTTGAAGATACTTCTTGATCCATGGCTGATATTCTATATTCAACTCTGTTGACAATGAGTTCATGAAACTCAAAAGTTccttatatttgaataattggctgaCTGCATGTCGGCATTAACATGAATGAATCATGTGTGTAAAACCGTATTGTTCTTTTATGTCTTATTAACATAAACTCAAAAGAATTTATTCTCGAAGCTCAGTTGAAAAACTAACAGTATTTTCTTTATTATCCCGTTCACTTGAAAAGTGGACAAAGTGGACAACGTATATAGAGGCTCACTATGATACAAAATAGTAGGTCT
The sequence above is drawn from the Nilaparvata lugens isolate BPH chromosome 2, ASM1435652v1, whole genome shotgun sequence genome and encodes:
- the LOC111057067 gene encoding ejaculatory bulb-specific protein 3, yielding MIWLFCDLMEITEANIFLAHKTNRTVHLPAPLVKRGRRGGVRGDTSSEEMRYKRVLDISESKFGFDCSKMRCLLLVAVVCAALVAVCHAQDSKYTSKYDNIDIDKILKNDRVLSQYIKCLMGEGSCTQEGRELKRLLPDAIQSNCSKCSEKQRSASVKVMRHLRQSRERDWNRLLDKYDPQGDKRKNLKLD